Below is a window of Limnochordia bacterium DNA.
GATAATATGACTAGTCCTTTTCTGACGGAAGATCTGCGTTAATCGAACCACATCCACAACTTGCGATCCAATGATATCCTTTAGCACATTACCCGGGCCTACAGAAGGAAGTTGATCAACATCACCGACTAGGATCAACCGCGCCGGGGGTGTGATCGCTTTGAGTAGATTATTCATAAGTAAAACGTCAATCATCGAGGCTTCATCAACAACAACTACATCGAAGTGTAAAGGATTCTGCTCATTGCGCTGAAACCGGAATCGACCTGTCTCCTCATCAAGGCCAAACTCTAATAGTCGGTGAATGGTCTTCGCGTCCTTGCCCGTAGTCTCCTTAAGTCTTTTGGCTGCACGACCCGTGGGGGAAGTTAAGGCCACTTTCTTATCTTTAAGTAGAGCTAAGATCACCTTAACTATAGTCGTTTTGCCAGTCCCCGGCCCCCCGGTAATCACCAAAACACCAGAATTCAACGCGCTCATAACCGCTTGCTTCTGCTGCTCTGCTAGGGTAATTCCCTCGCTCTTTTCCGCCTGGGCAACTAGGATCTCTAGTTGGGAAGACGGTATCTGGGGATCTGTCCTGGATTGGGCCAGGGCTAGTAGTCGTGCGGCGATACCCTTTTCCGCATGGAGCATGAGGGGCTTGTATACTGCAACCCCTTCCTCGTAGGCGTACTTGACAAGCTCCCGCCTTGTTTGCAGCTCCCTCACAGCTTTGATTGCGATTTCCTTCGGTATCTGTAGCTCCTGTTCTGCTCTGGCAATAAGCTCTTGCTCCTCCAGGAAGACGTGCCCATCCTCCATGGCTGTATCCAATATGTACAGCAGTGCCGCCTGGGCCCGCTTAGGATCATCTGAACCAATCCCCATATTCTGGGCAATACGATCTGCTGTCTTAAACCCGATTCCAGTGATCTCCCACGCTAAACAATAGGGATCCTGCTTCACCTTGGCAATGGCTGCATCCCCGAAGTGCTTATAGATCTTCACGGCATAAGTGGGGCTAATCTGATACCCCTGCAAGAAAACCATGACATTACGGATTTCCTTTTGTGCGGCAAAGGATTCCTGAATCATACGAACCCTTGCATCCCCGATTCCCTCTACTTCTTTAAGCTTCTTAGGCTGCTGCTCAATCACTTCCAGGGTATCTAGGCCAAACTTGTCCACGATTTTTTTTGCAGTAACTGGACCAATCCCCCGGATCATGCCCGAGCCCAGATACCGTTCTATACCCAGTTCGGACTTTGGCAGGATCAACTGATACTCCTCAACTTTGAACTGGCGACCATATTCGGGGTGACTATACCAGTCCCCATGAAGAATGAAGGACTCT
It encodes the following:
- a CDS encoding ATP-dependent RecD-like DNA helicase; translation: MTTIEGTVERITYHNQDNGYAVLRFLPYGEKDIITAVGRFLAVDVGESFILHGDWYSHPEYGRQFKVEEYQLILPKSELGIERYLGSGMIRGIGPVTAKKIVDKFGLDTLEVIEQQPKKLKEVEGIGDARVRMIQESFAAQKEIRNVMVFLQGYQISPTYAVKIYKHFGDAAIAKVKQDPYCLAWEITGIGFKTADRIAQNMGIGSDDPKRAQAALLYILDTAMEDGHVFLEEQELIARAEQELQIPKEIAIKAVRELQTRRELVKYAYEEGVAVYKPLMLHAEKGIAARLLALAQSRTDPQIPSSQLEILVAQAEKSEGITLAEQQKQAVMSALNSGVLVITGGPGTGKTTIVKVILALLKDKKVALTSPTGRAAKRLKETTGKDAKTIHRLLEFGLDEETGRFRFQRNEQNPLHFDVVVVDEASMIDVLLMNNLLKAITPPARLILVGDVDQLPSVGPGNVLKDIIGSQVVDVVRLTQIFRQKRTSHIIQNAHRINDGSMPYLGNSGDFFFTYKEDPEQVVETVKSLVSKRLPKYLNCHPIRDIQVISPMRRTITGVDNLNHQLQGTLNPPTEHALELANGQFRFRKGDKVMQIRNNYEALVFNGDIGRVRHVDPEERLLKILFPTEEGYKEVTYEDSDLDQIVLAYAVTVHKSQGSEYPVVVMPVTTQHFIMLQRNLLYTAVTRAKRMVVLVGTKKAIAIAVKNNKIEIRNSLLKDFLKGEAKQLAIQELNIS